From one Cynocephalus volans isolate mCynVol1 chromosome X, mCynVol1.pri, whole genome shotgun sequence genomic stretch:
- the DUSP9 gene encoding dual specificity protein phosphatase 9 translates to MEGLGRSCLWLRRELSPPRPRLLLLDCRSRELYESARIGGALSVALPALLLRRLRRGSLSVRALLPGPPLQPPPPAPVLLYDQGGGRRRRGEAEAEADEWEAESVLGTLLQKLREEGYLAYYLQGGFSRFQAECPHLCETSLDGRAGSSTAPVPSPVPVVGLGGLCLGSDCSDAESEADRDSMSCGLDSEGTTPPPVGLLPSFPVQILPNLYLGSARDSANLESLAKLGIRYILNVTPNLPNLFEKNGDFHYKQIPISDHWSQNLSQFFPEAIAFIDEALSQNCGVLVHCLAGVSRSVTVTVAYLMQKLHLSLNDAYDLVKRKKSNVSPNFNFMGQLLDFERSLRLEERRSRERGGGAQEPATCDQPSFFTTPTSDDAFQLDPT, encoded by the exons ATGGAGGGCCTGGGCCGCTCGTGCCTGTGGCTGCGCCGGGAGCTGTCGCCCCCGCGGCCGCGGCTGCTGCTCCTGGACTGCCGAAGCCGCGAGCTGTACGAGTCGGCGCGCATCGGCGGGGCGCTGAGCGTGGCCCTGCCCGCGCTGCTGCTGCGCCGCCTGCGCAGGGGGAGCCTGTCGGTGCGCGCGCTCCTGCCCGGACCCCCGCTGCAGCCGCCCCCGCCCGCCCCGGTGCTCCTCTACGACCAGGGCGGGGGCCGACGCCGGCGCGGGGAGGCCGAGGCCGAGGCCGACGAGTGGGAGGCCGAGTCGGTGCTGGGCACCCTGCTCCAGAAGCTGCGGGAGGAAGGCTACCTGGCCTACTACCTCCAGG gTGGCTTCAGCAGATTCCAAGCTGAGTGCCCTCACCTGTGTGAGACCAGCCTCGATGGCCGTGCAGGCTCGAGCACAGCCCCGGTGCCCAGCCCAGTGCCCGTGGTGGGGCTGGGTGGCCTATGCCTGGGCTCCGACTGCTCCGACGCGGAGTCCGAGGCTGACCGAGACTCCATGAGCTGTGGCCTGGATTCGGAGGGCACCACGCCCCCCCCAGTGGGGCTGCTGCCATCCTTCCCTGTCCAGATCCTGCCCAACCTCTACCTGGGCAGTGCTCGGGATTCGGCCAACTTGGAGAGCCTGGCTAAGCTGGGCATCCGCTACATCCTCAATGTCACCCCCAACCTCCCTAACCTCTTCGAGAAGAATGGCGACTTTCACTACAAACAGATCCCCATTTCTGACCACTGGAGCCAGAACTTGTCCCAGTTCTTTCCGGAGGCCATTGCATTCATCG ACGAGGCCTTGTCCCAGAACTGCGGAGTGCTCGTCCACTGCCTGGCGGGAGTCAGCCGCTCCGTCACCGTCACCGTGGCCTACCTCATGCAGAAGCTCCACCTGTCGCTCAACGATGCCTACGACCTGGTCAAGAGAAAGAAGTCAAACGTGTCGCCCAACTTCAACTTCATGGGGCAGCTGCTGGACTTCGAGCGCAGCCTGCGGCTGGAGGAGCGGCGCTCCCGGGAGCGCGGTGGCGGGGCGCAGGAGCCGGCGACCTGCGACCAGCCGTCATTCTTCACCACACCCACCAGCGATGACGCCTTCCAGCTGGACCCCACCTAA